The window AAATTGTTCATAGAACTGCTCCTTGGTTTCATCTGGACTGGTGAGGGTGGGAGCGTATGCGCTGACAGCTGTGACGTATCTGATCTTGCTGAGAGGGATTCGCACTTTCATGAGGCGTTCGTTGATTCCAACTGGCAGGGCTGGTGTGTTCTGCAGCAGAGCTGTTCTGATGGCAAACCCGACACCGTGAATCCTGTCTTCTGCTTGCGGCTTTCCTTCCCACAAGAAGGTGTATCCACCTCCCTCTTCCTTCATGGACCCTTCGTCAGCAAGACGGGTTTCGCTAAGTGCAGCGATGTCTATGGGGTATCGTTGCAGTTCTTTCGCGACAAGTGCTGTTCGTCTCTCTGTTCTCAAGGTGCGGGCTCTATCCAAACGTGTTTGGACATTCCAGGCTCCCAGtgtaaatttcttttgtttctgctgAGAcatacagcaactcggaaatgggctattcgctggatacgtgtggacacaAGCTGTATTCGAAAAAAATAATTGCGGATGTGTGGACGGTCCTAACTCGCTGAGAACGGTAAAGAAGTGTACTAAAAGACCTAAAACGCTTTCCgctcgtgcagcacgattatttttcctcgtAGAACCCATAATGTTCATTTGTAACGTGGCATTACTCCACCCATCCACTTTGCGAAAACATCGTAATATTTAACGCTGTGAAAGTAAGAGGACTTCTCAGACAAATGATAAAGACACGACTGTCCTTCACAATGATTATCCCACAACCAACGGCATCGTTCGCGTACAACAGTCATCGCTCATTTTCTATATTTTCTTCACGACTCCTCTTATTAATCAAACACTAGACTACCtctgctttattccataactcgGAAGGGCATGAAATGATCGCGAAAGATGACACAACGGTTTAAAGATATAAAAATTCCCTTTTCGTTTTGAAAGAGTTTTTAACTCATTTGTTACACCTGTCTGCAGTATTTTGCTACGATCTTGCTAAGAAAAATTCGTTCTATTAACTCTCCGAACTTTTCTTGTTTGCCATTCAAATATAGGAATATGTTTGGTACATTTAActttaaacaacaaaaacagaaataaagttgaaaatccgTATTGTTCACTAGGTTTGCTGCAGCAAACCTGATCATCATGATCTTTTAGTAGTCAGCGGCACCCAatgagaatatagttcaaaaccactttaacatagcattgttaaacgtattttggtatttaaacggtagatataggcatatttttatcccttaatttttttttatccgtTCGGAtttctagctgaaagtctagttatccgaaaattataaggaccaaaacttaccttttcaaatatttcagccagaaaaaaaggctcccgaaaattctaggtgaccttttttagggtaaaactccgttgaaaatgggcaattataccatgttttagatgttcgaaaatcctaggacactgaggcaggcaagcaagaaattctAGAAccaatgttccgaaaattctagatctcaaatcgtcttccgaacagatgttttccgaaaattgacgttgggtgcccctgagtagTTTGTCTGGCAATTTTGGTAAGCCAAGTAAATCTAAAGTAGGTTCTTTTTGCAACGTTGGATGATATAAGGATCTTACTCTCAAATTTTGACAAAGGTACCGCACAATATGCGATAACGAAAACAAACTTTAGCGTGAAATGCATGTGCGACAAGACCCAATGGCACTTGTGTTTACGATACTGTCAACTAATAAGTTTCGAACATGAATGACAGTTAACTTACTATTTTTTAAACAACTATGGAAAGACCTAGATAAAAAGATTCCATACTTTATCTTTCTTACCACTTAACCAGGAGATCTATagaaatttccataaacaggccTGGATAAAATGTGATCCCATACTTTCAACTTTTTACCACATCGCTAGCAGATCTATGGAAGTTTCCATCAACAGGCCTGGATCAAATGATCCGATACTTAAGCTTTTTTTACCACTTTACAAGTAGATCTATAGAGATTTCCGTAAACAGACCTGGATAAAATAATTCCATACTTTAACTATTCGCAACATCGCTAGAAGATCTctagaaatttctttgaaaaacctGGGTAAAACATGATGCTGTACTATAAATGTTTATCACATAGCTAGCagatgaagtgaagtgaagtgaacaTATTAGTCTCTctcctcggggcttttcaggaccaatttacaatgctttgtgggggactttagccagactgcttattacgaAGTTTACAATTATTTTCGGAAGTGGAAGATGGCTCTGTCCAGATAGGTCAGACTACAACACCAGGGACTATGTCCcatactcttatcgaatagtgagtggctTCTTGAACGTCCCacactatttaatttccaacaaggaaaaaggaaacgggacctccggtttacagtccttatccgagaagacttgaaagtctaaccgtgtgcagatgtaattacaaagacagcactttctcctcagttatgttaagaccctgagtgaaggtccggccggagtcgaactcaagACATCCCGCATTGCAGCCCggtcaaccaactgagccaccagtgtgcGGTGGAACAGGCTTGGAACAGGCCTGAATCAAATGATCTCATGCTTAAACTATTTATTTCACAACATCGCTAGAAGATCTATAGAGATTTCCATGAACAGacctggataaaatatgatgcCTTACTTTAACTTTTTACAACATCGCCAGCAGATCTAtgcaaatttccatgaacaggccTGGATCAAATGAACCGATACTTCAGCTTTTTACCACATCATTAgcagatctatggaaatttctATGAACAAACCTCGATCAAATGATGATCCCATACTTTAGCTTTTTGCCACTTCGCAAGTAGATCAATAGAAATTGCCATGAACATGTATGGATAAAATCCCATACTTTAACTATTTGCAACATCGCTAGCTGATCTATAGAAATTTCAAGGAACATACTTGGATAAAATATGTCCCTTACTTCAATGTTTTACTGCATCACTAGCAGATCTATGCATAGCAATTTCCATGAACAGACCTCGATGAAATGATCCGTTACTTTTTACCACATCACTAGCAGATCTTTGGTAAAAAGACAGAGGATTTCGTTGTTTGTCTAAAGCGTTCCTCTACACTGTTTCAACGATCAGAGAACTTTGGGACTGTTTTGGATGGCTTTAGGTTTAgagtctttaaattgaatttatgCTGTTACAGAAAgaaataggaaaagaaaagcaacgGGTGCCCCGCTGAGGGAGTGTGTTCTTCTCTGGTAGTTAACACGCCTTCTTATGAAATGCTGCGGTTTCCTTTAGTTTTATGAAGACTCGTATGAAGGGTCCGGTGGGACGCACCTGGTTGTGCCACTTAAAAATGACCCACATGTCTTGAATACTTAGCAAATTCATTCAGCGGTTTTCGGAGAGTGTAGTTGTCTCTTGAGCATCGAACTTAATTGGACCGCCTTACCACCTTACAgcttgttttcaatgttgtattTGATTTCTA of the Montipora capricornis isolate CH-2021 chromosome 7, ASM3666992v2, whole genome shotgun sequence genome contains:
- the LOC138055936 gene encoding uncharacterized protein; protein product: MSQQKQKKFTLGAWNVQTRLDRARTLRTERRTALVAKELQRYPIDIAALSETRLADEGSMKEEGGGYTFLWEGKPQAEDRIHGVGFAIRTALLQNTPALPVGINERLMKVRIPLSKIRYVTAVSAYAPTLTSPDETKEQFYEQFDQVIRSTPQVTNLSFSETSMPE